A genomic region of Miscanthus floridulus cultivar M001 chromosome 3, ASM1932011v1, whole genome shotgun sequence contains the following coding sequences:
- the LOC136547609 gene encoding uncharacterized protein, with amino-acid sequence MKVPSMGSSATGSGRRECPYCHVPLVRIQSKQPTTKDHWFLTCPCNIKGDHTTYGFICFELQIEGLEARERRWQTGKETLADCYAELKEELQELKQTMDSVVADLWKLKVQPAEPKPELDTKKCHIVLDCSVVSLIFVGFVGVLIGAFVVAVMWK; translated from the exons ATGAAGGTACCTTCGATGGGCTCGAGCGCGACGGGCAGCGgtagaagggagtgcccttattGCCATGTTCCTTTGGTTCGAATCCAGAGCAAGCAACCGACGACAAAGGATCACTGGTTTCTCACGTGCCCGTGCAACATTAAG GGTGATCATACTACCTACGGCTTCATCTGCTTTGAGTTGCAGATTGAGGGCTTGGAAGCAAGGGAACGACGGTGGCAGACTGGTAAGGAGACATTAGCTGACTGTTATGCCGAGTTGAAGGAAGAATTGCAAGAGTTGAAGCAAACTATGGATAGTGTAGTAGCTGATCTGTGGAAACTAAAGGTCCAACCTGCTGAGCCGAAGCCTGAGCTGGACACAAAGAAATGCCATATTGTGCTTGATTGTTCAGTTGTATCGCTAATTTTTGTTGGCTTTGTAGGTGTCCTGATTGGTGCATTTGTTGTTGCTGTCATGTGGAAGTGA
- the LOC136542663 gene encoding cytochrome P450 709B2-like, giving the protein MEYGWLLSAALAAALASLALDALVRLVWRPRALARSLRAQGVRGPPYRFFHGNLGDIRRLRAAGAGLRLDVADHDFTPIAQPQFREWIPLYGRVFLFWVGSTPNICVADYAMAKQLLAERTGLFAKSRSNANLLRLLGEGLVLANGDDWHRHKKVVHPAFNTDKLKMMTATMADCALSMVAGWEAQLASQRKKHVTIELSDQFEELTADVISHTAFGSSYKEGKRVFQALKELQFIAFSTFFSVQIPGFRYLPTKKNMRVWKLDKEVRSTLTRIIENRLAAKDKAGYGNDLLGLMLEACAPEHGGDQLLSMDEIIDECKTFFFAGQETTSHLLTWVMFLLSTHPEWQEKLRAEVLRECGGGRDRRAPTHDMLGKLKLMNLFILETLRLYSPVPLIGRRTRCPVELGGVVVPADALLTLPIATMHRDKELWGDDAGEFNPLRFDAGTTKAAPKNLSALLAFSSGPRNCIGQNFAMVEARAVVAAVLQRFALTLSPEYVHAPTDVITLRPKYGLPMLVTSVE; this is encoded by the exons ATGGAGTACGGGTGGCTGCTGTCCGCGGCGCTCGCGGCCGCGCTGGCCTCGTTGGCGCTCGACGCGCTGGTGCGCCTCGTGTGGCGGCCGCGCGCGCTGGCCCGGAGCCTCCGGGCGCAGGGCGTCCGCGGGCCCCCCTACCGCTTCTTCCACGGCAACCTCGGCGACATCAGGCGGCTCCGCGCCGCGGGCGCCGGCCTCAGGCTGGACGTCGCCGACCACGACTTCACGCCCATCGCGCAGCCGCAGTTCCGGGAATGGATCCCCCTCTACG GGCGCGTGTTCCTGTTCTGGGTCGGCAGCACGCCCAACATCTGCGTGGCGGACTACGCCATGGCGAAGCAGCTGCTGGCGGAACGGACGGGGCTCTTCGCCAAGAGCCGCTCCAACGCCAACCTGCTCCGGCTTCTCGGCGAGGGGCTCGTGCTGGCCAACGGCGACGACTGGCACCGCCACAAGAAGGTGGTGCACCCGGCCTTCAACACCGACAAGCTCAAG ATGATGACAGCGACGATGGCGGATTGCGCCCTATCGATGGTGGCCGGCTGGGAGGCGCAGCTGGCGAGTCAGCGGAAGAAGCACGTGACGATCGAGCTGAGCGACCAGTTCGAGGAGCTCACCGCCGACGTCATCTCCCACACGGCGTTCGGGAGCAGCTACAAGGAAGGGAAACGGGTGTTCCAGGCACTCAAGGAGCTGCAGTTCATCGCCTTCTCCACGTTTTTCAGCGTTCAGATCCCTGGATTCAG ATATCTTCCAACAAAAAAGAACATGCGGGTGTGGAAGCTGGACAAGGAGGTGAGGAGCACGCTGACGCGGATCATCGAGAACCGGCTCGCCGCCAAGGACAAGGCCGGGTACGGGAACGACCTCCTGGGGCTGATGCTGGAGGCCTGCGCGCCGGAGCACGGCGGCGACCAGCTCCTGAGCATGGATGAGATCATCGACGAGTGCAAGACTTTCTTCTTCGCGGGGCAGGAGACCACCTCGCACCTGCTCACCTGGGTCATGTTCCTGCTCAGCACGCACCCAGAGTGGCAGGAGAAGCTCCGGGCCGAGGTGCTGAGGGAGTGCGGCGGCGGCAGGGACCGCCGGGCTCCCACCCACGACATGCTCGGCAAGCTCAAGCTG ATGAACCTGTTCATCCTGGAGACGCTGAGGCTGTACAGCCCGGTCCCGCTGATCGGGCGGCGGACCCGGTGCCCGGTGGAGCTGGGCGGCGTGGTGGTGCCGGCGGACGCGCTGCTGACGCTGCCGATCGCGACGATGCACCGCGACAAGGAGCTGTGGGGCGACGACGCCGGCGAGTTCAACCCGCTGCGGTTCGACGCCGGCACCACCAAGGCGGCGCCCAAGAACCTGAGCGCGCTGCTGGCCTTCTCCAGCGGGCCGAGGAACTGCATCGGCCAGAACTTCGCCATGGTCGAGGCGAGGGCCGTGGTCGCCGCGGTGCTGCAGCGGTTCGCGCTCACGCTCTCGCCGGAGTACGTGCACGCGCCGACCGACGTCATCACGCTGCGCCCCAAGTACGGGCTCCCTATGCTCGTTACGAGTGTTGAATGA
- the LOC136547320 gene encoding pentatricopeptide repeat-containing protein At3g57430, chloroplastic-like, with translation MHTISSAVKRRLRLRPRCLPLASPATAPRCGCSSYGAREAVGSHDWLLLRLQSGPALTEVRRLHAALLVRGYRRSTVLAAQLVRAYARLRDGGLGHAVRVFDGMLTRNSFAWNAVIKGLVDAGRFSEALQWYWDMVHDGSVVADRFTYPPVLKACAALGVVELGRKVQENVEVDIARGITKNNVFVQCALVDMFAKCGCLGEARNVFESMEVRDLAAWTAMIGGTAHGGDWFEVMTLLKRMKLEGFWPDSMIFATVIPACGKVKELRTGMALHGCAVKCGVGDDICVPNALVDMYCKCARLDMAASLFWSIDHKDVISWSTIIAGHSQNRIYHVSVNLFTEMVASGVKPNSTTLASILPSLSELRLLRYGKEIHCFSLRNGLEHSEFLVSALIDFYGRQGSIRDAEIVFQFTPKNDLVVLNSMIGGHVVNEDSESALRLLRALLKEGFRPDRVTVLSVLPLCNQHSRLLQGKELHAYAIRHNISSCCSVSNALTDMYCKCGCLELAIKIFLLMTERNTVTYNTLISSLGKHGHAEQSFILFDLMKRDGVSPDKVTFVALLSCCSHEGLIDKGLCFYDSMLRDYNISPDKEHYSCIVDLYSRSGRLDDAWNFIANLQEVPEIDVLGCLLSAYREHNRMDIAELVAERIFEQNPNDPGYHILLSNIYASAGMWSEVTRIRTMIEERSLKKRTGNSLI, from the coding sequence atgcATACTATTTCCTCCGCGGTGAAGAGGAGGCTCAGACTGAGGCCTCGGTGCCTTCCTCTTGCCTCCCCAGCGACTGCTCCTCGCTGCGGATGCAGCAGCTACGGCGCTCGCGAGGCCGTCGGCTCGCACGACTGGCTCCTCCTCCGGCTGCAGTCGGGCCCCGCCCTCACGGAGGTACGGAGATTGCACGCTGCGCTGCTGGTGCGAGGCTACCGTAGAAGCACCGTCCTCGCCGCGCAGCTGGTGCGCGCGTACGCCAGGCTGCGGGATGGTGGGCTCGGGCACGCGGTGCGTGTGTTCGACGGAATGCTTACGAGGAACTCCTTCGCGTGGAACGCCGTTATCAAGGGCCTTGTCGACGCTGGCAGGTTCTCGGAAGCGCTGCAGTGGTACTGGGACATGGTCCATGACGGTTCGGTCGTTGCTGATCGTTTCACGTACCCACCTGTTCTGAAAGCATGTGCCGCACTTGGCGTGGTTGAGCTGGGGAGAAAAGTTCAGGAGAACGTGGAGGTGGACATTGCCCGGGGTATTACAAAGAACAATGTGTTTGTGCAGTGCGCGCTCGTGGACATGTTTGCCAAGTGTGGGTGCTTAGGTGAAGCAAGGAATGTGTTTGAGAGCATGGAAGTGAGGGATCTGGCTGCGTGGACTGCGATGATAGGAGGAACTGCGCATGGAGGAGACTGGTTTGAGGTGATGACGTTGCTTAAGCGCATGAAGTTAGAAGGGTTTTGGCCTGATTCGATGATTTTTGCTACTGTTATTCCAGCATGTGGTAAGGTGAAAGAGCTGAGGACTGGAATGGCATTGCATGGATGTGCTGTAAAATGTGGAGTAGGTGATGATATTTGTGTTCCTAATGCTTTGGTTGATATGTATTGCAAATGTGCTAGGCTGGATATGGCTGCTTCCCTGTTTTGGTCTATCGATCACAAGGATGTTATCTCTTGGAGTACCATAATTGCAGGGCATTCACAGAACAGAATATATCATGTGAGTGTCAATTTGTTTACTGAAATGGTTGCTTCAGGAGTAAAACCAAATTCTACTACCCTAGCAAGCATACTTCCTAGTCTTTCAGAGCTGAGGTTATTGAGGTATGGAAAAGAAATTCATTGCTTCTCATTAAGAAATGGACTCGAGCACAGTGAGTTTCTAGTCAGTGCACTCATCGACTTCTACGGTAGACAAGGATCCATTAGGGACGCAGAAATTGTTTTTCAGTTCACGCCGAAGAATGATTTGGTCGTTTTGAATTCAATGATTGGAGGACATGTTGTGAATGAGGATTCAGAGTCTGCATTACGTCTATTAAGGGCACTGCTGAAAGAGGGATTTAGACCTGATCGTGTGACTGTTCTTTCAGTTCTTCCTCTATGCAATCAACACTCCAGGCTCCTCCAGGGTAAGGAACTACATGCTTACGCCATCAGGCATAACATAAGTTCATGTTGCTCAGTTAGTAATGCACTTACAGATATGTACTGTAAGTGTGGTTGCCTAGAACTAGCCATCAAGATTTTTCTGCTGATGACAGAGCGAAATACTGTTACATATAACACTCTGATTTCTTCTCTGGGAAAGCATGGTCATGCAGAGCAATCATTCATTCTTTTTGACCTAATGAAGAGAGATGGAGTTTCTCCAGATAAAGTGACTTTTGTAGCTCTGTTATCATGTTGTAGCCATGAGGGCCTTATTGATAAGGGCTTGTGCTTCTATGATTCCATGTTGCGGGACTATAATATTTCTCCAGATAAGGAGCACTATTCGTGCATTGTTGACCTTTACAGCAGATCTGGGAGGCTTGATGATGCTTGGAATTTTATTGCAAATTTACAAGAAGTGCCAGAAATCGATGTTCTTGGGTGTCTATTGTCAGCATACAGAGAGCACAATAGAATGGACATTGCTGAGCTCGTTGCAgaaagaatatttgagcaaaaCCCCAATGATCCTGGCTATCACATTCTGTTATCTAACATCTATGCCAGTGCTGGAATGTGGTCTGAGGTGACTAGGATAAGAACTATGATAGAAgagaggagcttgaagaagagaacaGGAAATAGCTTGATTTAA